The sequence below is a genomic window from bacterium.
CTGCTGGCCAGGGTGCTCGACACCTTCGCCTACCACCACGAGGGCCGCATCCTGTCGCTGCACGTCACGCGCGCGATGCTCGCCGCGACGGGCACCACCATGGCCGACACCGAGCAGTTCACGGGCCTGGCCTCGGCGGTGAGCGGCGTGCGCTTCGTGGTGTTCCTGAAGGAGCGCGAGGACGGCGTCTGGCGCGTGTCCCTGCGCACCGACGCCGCCGGCGACGTGCACGGGGCCGCCGCGCGCCGCGGCGGCGGCGGCCACCACCAGGCGGCCGGTTGCACCGTGACCGGCGATCCCGCGACGCTGACCGCGGAACTCGTGGCCGAACTCGCCCCCCAGCTCGGCTGACGCGCCGCGTGGAGGCCAGGCCGCACGGGCTGCTGCTGGTGGACAAGCCCCGGGGCGTGTCCTCCCACGCCGTGGTGGCGACCGCGCTGCGCACCCTGTGCCCCGGCCGCCAGCCGCGCGGCGCCCCGCGCTACCGCTGCGGGCACGCCGGCACGCTGGACCCCCTGGCGACCGGGCTGCTGCTGGTGCTCTGCGGCGCGGCCACCCGCCTGTCGACCTTCCTGCTCGGGCACGACAAGACCTACCGGGCCACCGTCAGCTTCGGCACGTCCACCGACACCCTCGACGCCGACGGCGCGACGGACGCCACGGCGCCGGTCGCGGCCTCGGCGGCCGACCTCGCCGCGGCCCTCGCCGGCTTCCGCGGCGACCTTATGCAGGTCCCCCCCGTGATCTCCGCCCTGAAGCGCGACGGCGTGCCGCTCTACAAGCGGGCCCGCCGCGGCGAGGCGCCCCCGGCGGCGGCGGCGCGCGCGGTGCGGATCGCCTCCCTCGAACTGGCCGCCGCGCGGTGGGGCGTCCCCGGGCCCGGCGGCGCCACGGTCCACGAGGCCGACCTGGTGCTGGACTGCTCGGCCGGCACGTACGTCCGCTCGCTGGCCCGCGACCTGGCGCTCGCCCTGGGCACCGTCGGCCACCTGTCGGCGCTGCGGCGCGAGCGGGTCGGTCCCTTTCAGGTTGCGCGGGCCCTGCCGGCGGATATGATGCGGGACGCGCGGGCCGTCGCCGCCGCGATGATCCCCTCCGCCCTGGCCCTGCCGGAGTCGCCGGCGGTCGGGATGACGGCGGGGGAGGCGGCGGACCTGCGCCGGGGACTGCCGCCGAGCGCCGCGCTGGCGGCCCGCGCGGCCGCCGCGGCGGGTCCGGGCGTTCTGCTGCGGCTGCTGGCCCCGGACGGCGACCTGGTCGCGGTCGCCCGCCTGGGCGAGGATGTCGACGGCGCGCCGGGGCTGCGCACGCCGGCCGT
It includes:
- the truB gene encoding tRNA pseudouridine(55) synthase TruB; the encoded protein is MEARPHGLLLVDKPRGVSSHAVVATALRTLCPGRQPRGAPRYRCGHAGTLDPLATGLLLVLCGAATRLSTFLLGHDKTYRATVSFGTSTDTLDADGATDATAPVAASAADLAAALAGFRGDLMQVPPVISALKRDGVPLYKRARRGEAPPAAAARAVRIASLELAAARWGVPGPGGATVHEADLVLDCSAGTYVRSLARDLALALGTVGHLSALRRERVGPFQVARALPADMMRDARAVAAAMIPSALALPESPAVGMTAGEAADLRRGLPPSAALAARAAAAAGPGVLLRLLAPDGDLVAVARLGEDVDGAPGLRTPAVFPATTTSG